The genomic DNA GGCCAGCGCACGCCGCTGAGGTTGCCCAGCAGCCAGAACATGATGCCGCGCGCCTGTTCGGAGCTGGCGGACTTGGTGATCAGGAACGCGGTGAGCGCGTTGAACAGCTGCGAGCCGGCGATACCCGCGAGGATGATCTGCCCGGTACCGCTGTTGGAACCGCTGGCCCGCGCCAGCAGAATCACCAGCGCAAACGCGGCCATGGCGCCGACAAACGCTCCCGCCGATAGCGAAATCAAACCGCCGCCCACGCCGATCAGCGCCACCAACACCGCGCCGGTGGACGCCCCGGCGCTGATGCCCAGCAAGTATGGATCCGCCAACGGGTTGCGCAGCAGCGACTGCAGGATCACCCCGCACGTCGCCAGCCCGGCCCCGCACGCGGCGGCCACCAGAGCGCGGGTCAGGCGGTAGTTCCAGACCACGCCTTCGTCGATCGGGTCAAGCGCATAACCGGCGGCCCACAGCTTGTTGGCCAGCACTTGCAGCACCACCTGCGGCGAGATGGCGGTTTCGCCGATGGCCACGCCAGCCAGCACGGCCGCCAGCAGCAAGGCGAGGGCGAGCAGGGTGCGTATCATTTGGGCAGGTCGTAGCCGTCGATGG from Pseudomonas tolaasii NCPPB 2192 includes the following:
- a CDS encoding FecCD family ABC transporter permease, encoding MIRTLLALALLLAAVLAGVAIGETAISPQVVLQVLANKLWAAGYALDPIDEGVVWNYRLTRALVAAACGAGLATCGVILQSLLRNPLADPYLLGISAGASTGAVLVALIGVGGGLISLSAGAFVGAMAAFALVILLARASGSNSGTGQIILAGIAGSQLFNALTAFLITKSASSEQARGIMFWLLGNLSGVRWPSVWLAVPVAVAGLAVCLWHRRALDAFTFGTDSAASLGIPVRRVQLVLVGCAALVTAVMVSIVGSIGFVGLVIPHAARLLLGTGHSRLLPASALGGALFLIAADVLSRTLIKGQVIPVGVVTALVGAPVFALILIGRRNAR